One window of Papaver somniferum cultivar HN1 chromosome 9, ASM357369v1, whole genome shotgun sequence genomic DNA carries:
- the LOC113308483 gene encoding uncharacterized protein At5g39865-like, translating into MWQSWGKSPGGGRVQHSASRRNFSCSSFKDIENLCKNTETDQPQHQQQNPHQLKTKSASVFHRVRKVTSILRSWSTPSQHQDIICLPDSEQKIVIYFTSLRVVRKTFEDCRSVRSIFKGLRVSIDERDLSMDGTFLEELKGIFGKKLTLPRVFIGGRYIGGAEEIKQLHENGELKKIIEGYPVLESGVCECCGGYRFLLCNQCDGSHKCYTENKGGGGFRSCSSCNENGLIKCSFCSSVSLGYTESKTPTD; encoded by the coding sequence ATGTGGCAATCGTGGGGGAAATCACCGGGTGGAGGAAGGGTACAACATTCAGCATCAAGAAGAAATTTCTCATGTTCATCGTTCAAAGACATTGAAAATCTATGTAAAAATACAGAAACAGATCAAccacaacaccaacaacaaaatcctcatcaattaaaaaccaaatcagCATCTGTATTTCATAGAGTTCGTAAAGTAACATCAATCTTACGGTCATGGTCAACACCGTCACAACATCAGGATATCATCTGTTTACCAGATTCGGAACAAAAGATTGTAATCTATTTCACAAGTCTTCGTGTAGTTAGAAAAACATTTGAAGATTGTAGGAGCGTTAGATCGATTTTTAAAGGTCTTAGAGTATCAATCGATGAAAGAGATCTATCAATGGATGGTACATTTTTAGAAGAATTAAAGGGTATTTTTGGTAAGAAATTAACATTGCCTAGGGTTTTCATCGGTGGGAGATATATCGGTGGAGCTGAAGAGATTAAACAACTACATGAAAATGGTGAATTGAAGAAGATTATTGAAGGATATCCAGTTCTTGAATCTGGGGTTTGTGAGTGTTGCGGTGGTTATAGATTTCTTCTTTGTAATCAATGTGATGGTAGTCATAAATGTTATACAGAGAACAAAGGAGGTGGTGGGTTTCGCAGCTGTTCATCTTGCAATGAGAATGGTCTCATCAAATGCTCTTTCTGTTCTTCGGTATCTCTCGGATACACTGAATCAAAAACACCCACAGACTAG